In the Flavobacterium acetivorans genome, one interval contains:
- a CDS encoding saccharopine dehydrogenase family protein has translation MRVILVIGAGRSASSLIQYLLNKSIEEDLHLVIGDLSLDLAQRKTNNHPNATAIALDIFDANQRKEAIQKADIVISMLPAHLHIEVARDCIAYKKNMVTASYISDQMQKLDAAAKENNLIFMNEIGLDPGIDHMSAMKVIDSIRDKGGKMLLFESFCGGLVAPESDNNLWNYKFTWAPRNVVLAGQGGCAKFIQEGTYKYIPYCNLFRRTEFLEVEGYGRFEAYSNRDSLKYKSVYGLDDVLTLYRGTIRRIGFSKAWNMFVQLGMTDDSYVMEDSENMSYRQFVNSFLPYHPTDSVEIKTRLILKIDQDDIMWDKLLELDLFNDAKIVGLKNATPAQILEKILSESWALQANDKDMIVMYHKFGYELDGVKQQIDSKMVCIGDDQTYTAMAKTVGLPVAMATLQILNGKIKTPGVQLPINKEVYLPILEELEEYGVVFKEQSMPYLGYKPDKIFS, from the coding sequence ATGAGAGTCATTTTAGTAATTGGTGCAGGTAGATCCGCATCTTCGTTGATACAGTATCTTTTAAATAAATCAATAGAAGAGGATTTGCATCTCGTTATTGGGGACCTGTCATTGGACTTGGCTCAAAGGAAAACGAATAATCATCCTAATGCAACAGCAATAGCTTTGGATATTTTTGATGCCAATCAAAGAAAAGAAGCGATTCAAAAAGCCGATATCGTTATCTCGATGTTGCCGGCTCATTTGCATATCGAAGTTGCCAGAGATTGTATTGCCTATAAAAAAAATATGGTTACCGCCTCTTATATTAGCGATCAAATGCAGAAGCTGGACGCGGCTGCCAAAGAAAACAATCTTATTTTTATGAATGAGATTGGTCTGGATCCGGGGATTGACCACATGAGTGCGATGAAAGTTATTGACAGCATTAGGGATAAAGGAGGAAAAATGCTTTTATTCGAATCCTTTTGTGGTGGCCTAGTTGCTCCTGAATCTGACAACAACCTTTGGAATTATAAATTTACTTGGGCTCCGCGTAATGTGGTACTTGCCGGACAAGGCGGTTGCGCAAAGTTTATCCAAGAAGGGACTTATAAATACATTCCCTATTGTAATTTATTTAGAAGGACTGAATTCTTGGAAGTGGAAGGTTATGGACGATTTGAGGCTTATTCCAATAGAGATTCGCTAAAATATAAAAGCGTCTATGGTTTAGATGACGTTCTAACTTTATATAGGGGTACAATAAGGCGTATTGGTTTTTCAAAGGCTTGGAATATGTTTGTTCAACTGGGAATGACTGATGATAGCTATGTGATGGAGGATTCTGAAAATATGAGTTACCGCCAATTTGTGAATTCCTTTTTGCCTTATCATCCAACGGATTCAGTTGAAATTAAAACGCGTTTGATTCTAAAAATCGATCAGGATGATATTATGTGGGATAAGCTACTGGAATTGGATTTGTTCAACGATGCTAAAATCGTTGGCCTCAAAAATGCTACACCGGCTCAAATATTAGAAAAAATATTAAGCGAAAGTTGGGCACTGCAAGCCAATGACAAAGATATGATCGTGATGTATCATAAATTTGGTTACGAATTAGATGGAGTAAAACAGCAAATCGATTCAAAAATGGTTTGTATAGGAGACGATCAAACCTATACGGCAATGGCTAAAACCGTTGGTTTGCCGGTTGCTATGGCTACTTTGCAAATATTAAACGGAAAAATAAAAACTCCAGGAGTACAGCTTCCTATCAATAAAGAAGTGTATCTGCCTATTTTGGAAGAGTTAGAGGAGTATGGAGTTGTCTTTAAAGAGCAATCCATGCCATATTTGGGGTATAAACCCGATAAGATTTTTAGTTAG